AGCTGTCAGTCACAGCAGCATCTGGTGGATGTCAGGTGAATGCACATATCAGTTTACACGAAAGTCGAACgaaacttatttatttattgcgtTGGTGCTTACAAACAACCAGGTGTATTCTGCACCCGTAGCACAACTTGACTAACCACAGGTTGACAAACGAATGAACAGAAACTGTGAAGAACCTTTTCGACAAGTCCGAGATAGATGCGAAAATGTCAACACCACAGTTCTATGGGAGAGTATTCATAATTAACGGTGATCGGTTAATTGGGCTTAGCCGGTGAGCAGAatgagcataaaaaaaaaagaaacgaggacATCTCAAAGTGCGCGAAGGCATGCAGAAATTGATGCTGCAGCTCACATCCGactgaaagtgtgtgtgtgtgtcatttgggCAGGACAGCCCTTAAGGTGTCTGTCACCTTATCTGAAACCCAGGTCAACGGCCAGTCCGACTGCGGCACGGCATATTCCACGTCGGAGCCCGCTTCGGAGGAAGCGGACCCCTTCTCCTTCGAGCCCGAGAGTGCTTCCTCATCCGTCGACAACCATTCTACTTCCGCGAACTGCTCCGCCGCACCGAAACCAAAGAAATTCTTCAAGAGCCGGAACACCACTCCGGGATCCCTGGCGTCCTACACGTCCGCGCACGCCGTCGCGCAGTTCGACAGGTTGAAAGCGTCGTCTTCCGCCTGCGTGAGCGTGGTGGCCAGGGACGCAGCGACGACTCCCATCCCCGAGGACCGGGTGGACTTCCGATGCGTCAAGCTGGAGAAGGCCCTCTCGAAGGACCCCAGCGGACACGTGGCAGACGCCCTGGCCCTGGCCACGTCTCCCATAGGTTCTCCGGAGGTTCCCGCCGCCGTTCACGTCCCTGCCGCGTCGAGTCTCGCGGAAGAACCTGTGGCGCCCAGAAGCCCCGTCGTGCGGACGTACTCGCGGAAGAGGAATCTGGAGCCGGATTCCGAGAGCTCTTCGAAGAGGGTTCTCGAACCGTGCGACGGGACGGCCGGCTCGCCCAACCCGAGTGCAGTGGTGGACGAGGGTTGTTTGGTCGAGAAAAGGACCGAGGGTGAGGAGGTTGTGAACAGCCGGGAATGTGGTGGCAGTGTCGCGGAGAACTCCGTCGTACCTGCGTCCGAAGCCAAGGCGGCaaagtccatttttaagagcaggaaaatatttcagagCCCCAAAAAGGTGGGTAGAGTTCGGGTTGTCGCCGAGCCGTGTTCCTGACCGATGCCGTCTTAATTCTAGCCCAAAGCCGTTTACAAGATGCGGCACTGGCACATGCCGGACGAGGAGGAAGAGCCAGTCGAGGAGGAGGTAAGACGCGTGTGATGTTTGCGTACGTACAGAAGCTATAGTATTTGTGAAGGCTGACTGGGAGGTTGAAAGTGTGTCTCTGGCAGTGCTATGTTTCCGTTGTGCAATGATTTCCAAACGCAGGATAGCATCAGCGTGcgaccaggggcggatttaagggtctgtcatgggaaggggtcttaaggaaatttcgtgctttgtgGTAGAGCATCATCCAGGACGTATGCCATATTTGcatagggaacacagccgtatggGGGGGGCTATGCTTTCATGCGCTATCCCTTTTACTGCCTGCTTGTCCCAAATAACACCTTAAAAATCTCGAATACTAATACTTGGCATACCAAGGTATGACTTGAGTCGTCTATAAACCCCAtgtgtagagcctgaagtttcgggtttaacccggttCGTATCCCGAATTTGCTCCCCGAATTGAAGGGTGCCTCTTTAGGTTGAAACCCGATCTTTTCCCAGCAgattgccctcactgaaacgTCTGTAGCAATGCGCACTAGCTTGTATAGCAGGTAAGACaaattacatcactgtttgtaccaaaccagtgcAGTTCGTTAGAGTAATGGAGCCCGATTTCTTCCCAAATTTAACACCCGacccgaattcacatgaatttagagcacatttttattcccccgatttttacctccagaatttagaaaaaaaaaatttcccgaaaacttcaggctctacccaCGTGCCAGCTAGTTTGTGATGCACAAATATGTGAACCCGCTCGTTAACGTGGCAGCAGCAGCCTCCGCAGAAGCAGACGCACGAGTTTGAAGAGGAGGAGGATCTCTTCGAGGAGAGCAGCCTGACGAAGGAGGTTCGACCACCCAACCAGCCGTGGAAGGAGAGCGTGACGTCCGTCAAGTGTCCCCGCAAGGCTCGCCAGCTCTACACCGTGGTGCGAAACGTGAAGCAAGCTCACCAATGCCACGAGTCCGGCGAGACGCAGGAGTTCAACGACGACATAGAATATTTACTGGAAAGCGTGCAATCCAGCAATCCTGTAGCTGCACGCTGCCTAAGGTAATATACACGCAATAACGCTGCCTTAAAGGGTCTACGAAATTTTCCGAGCGCCCCATAAAATGCTTGCTGAagacaattgaacctctgtgtgcaataaggggataagtagaaaaatcccaaaatgagaaaaggggcctgatatgatagtccgtcccattgacacacatgcatttcccattttTGACCATGATGTAGCGGGCCAACACATCGCAATAGGGTTctaagttttcattggcaggtgtATACTGGTAtgtcgatgtcattgcaacaaaaatagtaaaaagtgGATAAGCCGACtcatccccttattgcatacagaggttcaattctTCCTGTCCAGAAACTCTTACAGCAGAAAGTTTTCCCTACTAAAGTGCGACATTTTTTGACCACGTGTCCCTCTCGGCACCTCTCCTCCGAGTTTCCTCTTCCCTCTCGCGTATATGAAATATAAGCCAATACGGAAAAACAAGATATAACCTATAAGTATGCTATGGATATGGTATGTCATGCAGGCAACACATAAGCAATATCTATCCCTGTCGAGTGAGATGTGTTTGCAAACAAGCATGTTTTATGCAGTGTGGTTGGCTTGGCTTCCAAATGCATGGTGCCAGCTTTCCGAATGCACCTGAGGGCCCATGGGATAGCATCGCAGTTCTTCAGTGCCTTAGCGGACGCTCCTTCTCACCCAGTAAGTCCCGGTGTCTTTAAGTAAAGCTAGCAGAGTAGCAGAAACCAgcgatggccactaactacttctacggtagtttaactataactactaactactttgtcattgagtagtttaactagtagttcaactacttttcaggggtgtagttaaaactacttttttgactactgcaatgtagtttaactacatctacaactacttaacgttgtccaccaacaccaatcccttgtagtgttctcgGACTACGATTGTTAAATACggagcttgcggcgggattctttctgtgcctacgcgctaaaataagttgcagaattatttcgcagcaaatgaggcttcactagacaagcattaaaagtgaaggttTGGTACACATGcatgacacaattgctctgcacctccgttctcaccaaacaagtagctcgaggtaaaagtcggaagcacaattgtGCCGTAACGCTTGCGGcacaatcggaagtagttgctgccttcagtaacctaactactgtagttaactacttaaaatagtagtttaactgttagttgccactacatttctgcaagtagttaataactactttttaactacaatcaggtagtttaactagtagtttaactacatgtagttaactactggccattaCTGGTAGAAACATACACTGCTTCATAAAATCCACTGCTATGATCCGGGAGTGGCAGCTGTGCAAGTATCCTTCTCTTTACGCGAGCGACAAttccacggaatattctagtggaagaaaaagcgaaagatCTGCTCAGGGGTAGAACGTTGCGCTAGAGGCtaagaggtggtgggttcgaatcccgtcgctggctgtgctgtccgaggtttctCCAGGTTTTCTGGTAGTCATTCCAGACAAATGAATTGTTTTTGCATTGTTGGCCTGATCGTTGAGGGCAATGTAGCGCATGTGAATACGCCATatatgtagagcctgaagttttagggtttaacccgattcttccccgaatttgcaccccgagttgaaggttgcctctttagggtgaaacccgatttttacctggcaaattgccctcactgggatgtctgtaggaatgcactaacttgcttgtttggcagaaaaatgcagttacatcaccatttgtaccaaaccgctacaattagtttgaataactgagcccgatttctccccaaatttagcgtactggaagtttttttcacccgaatttgcatgaatttagtgcacatgtttacttacccgatttttacccccccgaatgcaggaaaaaatatttcccgaaaacttcaggctctacatatATGGTATAATCCACTAACAAAGAATGAATGCCCCCCTCTATTTCAGAGCTTGTCTCTGTGCACCGCAACACTGTTCTTCGTCCTGAGTCAAGACCGTCTCACCATGGACCTGGACGCGTCAACGTTATCTTTGATGCTGCAGCTGTTTGAGTCTGATCCAAGAGGGGAGGGATCGCGACAGGCACCGTTGGATGCTAAGCATCGTGACAAAGTGCACCAACTGTGCGTGCAGATGCAGCTGAAAGGAAATGCCAAACATCTCAACCTCAACCACATCAATGTGAGCAGCCTTTGCTCGTTGAATGAGCTTTTTGGGCTGGGTGTGAGTAATTGCCGCTCCCGGCCAGCTGCTTCGTGAAACCTTGATGAGCTTGCTCATGAACCATGAACGCATGATGATTAGAGCACTCACGTTATAGGGCTTGTCCACCAGGTGGCCCGCATCTATGCCGTACTCTGAAGATTGGTGCCCCCAGTCTTCCGTGATTCCGTTACATTTCGTGGAATTAACCGTGTCTTGCAGGACCTGCCCTATCCCTCAGAatcgtctgttttttttttcttttttttttcttctgttctggctGGGAAAGCATGCAGGATGAGTAGGTGTGTGATCTTGGGAGAATatattgcacttttttttttgcttgttttcccTAGCCCACAGATTCGTCCATTCCCACTTTCCGGAAAAGTAAATTTTCCATCGCAGAGAGCTAGGGGCTTTAATGATGATTTTTACCAGGTACGACGGAGCACTGCCCAAATTTTTTTGCCTTCACTGGGAAGATGATTTCCTGCGTCCTTcggattttttaaattttttttttccaaattgtCACTATGAGGTGCATTTCAGACTGGTACCCTCGCATTGGAGACCCTACTGAGCCTGACGTCTAGGAAAGCGGGGGAATGGTTCAAAGAGGAACTGAGGCTGCAAGGGGGCCTAGCACACATCGTCAACACTGGTGAGCAGCATTTGTCTGTCCCAAATATGGGAGATGGTCCAAACGCTGGCTCCTCTTGTAGTCGGCGACTGCCTCCTGCACTTGGGCACGGCGGGAGATGCGCCGACGGAGTTCCTGCTCGACAAGCTGAGGAAAGTGGACAGGTGTTCCCGGGTTCTGGAAAATGTGAGATTCGTGCTACACTCGTTTCACACATTCATCGACGTGATCGCTGCTCTTCGCAAATCTTGTTACTGCGGTGCAAACAAGTGTCGGTTGCACCAAATTGCATCGTTCATGAGCTCCACCTGTTGTGATATGATGGGAACAAGAACAGTCGTTAATTCAGTGAGAACGTAGAAGTTATCTTTGTTTTGTAATATACTTTATTTATGTACATATAAAAGAAGTTTTTGAAAATGGAATTTTCAATTGTAATACTTTCAATTGCTGATAATTGTAGTGATGTGAACCTGTTAGTAGAGCTAGTTAGTTCACTCtgatacccctgtcacatgggcagtcttcaatcatcattgagaccaacgaccattgaaaatgcacatagcgccaccaagcgtgtaaaatgtcaacttctcaaagggCATGGTATCCAGTGCACCTTGACAGGTCCACACGTCTCATTGGTCTCAATGATGGTTGAAGACTGCCTGCATGACAGGGGAATGAGAGACAGGGACATAGAGCAACACTGAGCATTGGTGCTGCGTGCTGTGCAATTATTTGATGGCTACCCTGTTCCAGGTAACATATATGAACGCAGAGAACCAAGCCTACCTTCTCAAGTACAAAAATTCCCAGGTTGTGGAATCCTACATACGGTGAGATGATTTTGATGGAAAAGATAAATAAAGCGActgttaatcttttttttttaaattttgtgtGCACAGACTTCTATCGCTGTGTTCGTCCAGCCTCTTGTTGCATCCAGTGGAGTTGCCCGAGGGCAAAATGCCGGAGAACCAGACGACGTCTGTGCTGCTGCAGAATTTGCTCGGCCCCGGGGCAGCCTTCTTCTCCTGCTTGCTCTCTGTGTTGCGGGTCTTGCTCAATATTACGCACGAAAGCCGTAAGTTTCTATGCGCTGCAGTGGACTGCGGTAGCTTCACACAAGTGAATTCTGCGTGCAGCGGAAGGCAGCAGTCACGTCGGCAGTTCTCCGGGACTTTTGGGCTCCGTGCTGTTGTGCATTCTGCAGGTACCGCGTGCGGTTCCCTCGGAGCTGCGTTTCGACCTCCTCGTACTGGTACGTCGGTTCCCGTTGTTCTCCAACAGGCTGGTTCTACACGGGGGTGGGGGGATGGGGCGAGTTTTtagtatcgagcccccccctccTTTTCGTACCTTGGAGGTCTTGCTATGCCACTGGCGAATACCATACCTGGGTAgcaatgtcattactgtaatgaaattacagtaatgaattactttttctggtaatttgtaatgtaatgcattactttgacattttgtaatttgtaatgtaatttaattacatttgggcagtaattttaatgacattactcattactttttacaaaagaatcgagtgttcaGTTTAACGGTTTGTGGCATTGGAtaatcattgtttgcgggctCCATCCTGTTGCCGTGACACATTGTGTCATCTTCGTCTCTACagtgtggaacgatacgtcatgcGTGGCACCCTGACATGTTtgagagacaaatagaagagtgtGATTAAGCTCGCGGCAATGacttagtaatgtcattactttttcgtagtaattgtagtgtaatttcattacgtttcaattgcagtaatgagtaatgtaatttaattaaattataaCTGGAGTAATgcgtaatgtaatttaattacattttagaagtaatttacccaggtatggcgAATACTCTCTTTACTTTCAACCATCATTTAGCACACTATGGCATTAGGTGCTTGTGCACCACACAAACTCTGAGTCATTATAACGTCGTGGCAAAGAAAGTCGGGCATGGTCACTTTAGCACTTGGCACTTCTTCCCCAGTCTCTCGGATTGCTGATTAACATGGTGGAGCACTGCGAAGAAAATCGGGCGCGGATGGTTGACACCCACACAGTGGGATGGTTTGAGTCTGTTTGTGATGACATGGAGATGCCAGCGATCAACGCCCTCATGGATGTAAGTGGTTTATTGTTTATTCGGTTCAGTAGTGCACCCGCAGCAGTCTCATAGCGTTTAAGGTGATGCACtttcgcaacaacaacaaccacaaaGACACTCACGGACAATCTGCGTTCCCTAGATGCACCTTGGCAGTCCTCTTAAAGACACTCAAATTAGAGAACAGGTCAACATTATCTACGTGAAATGCTGCGATTAACTGCTTTGTACAAAAACACGCTTTCTCGTATCCGCCTGTGGCTATAAAGCGTCTTCGTTTAAATCTTCGATAAAATCTGCACCTAATCACGGTACCCTCTGCGACCTAAATGCTTATCGTAGACAATTTGAACATGGTGCCTTTGAACACACTCATTCTGTCTTTCATAGCGTTTCGGCAAAACAATTCTACACAACTGAAGCTAACTCATGCTTGGAAAGTATGGGGACACAGAACGATACAGTTCGAACTTCTAAAATGCTGGTGGTGGTGTCGGTGGGTCGTGGCCGTGGAGCTTAGCTAATGACTTCCCCGCAGCTGTTCACCGACAAAATGGAAGCGGCGAACCAGACTGAAGAGCAGGCAGATGAGGTGCTCAGCAGCCGGGAGCAGAAGGTCAATGCCCTCCAGCAACAGCAGCAGGACATGAGAGCAGGAGGCGACGCTGCTCAGGGATTGGCAGCTGAAGCCGACGATCTGGAAGAAACTATAATGAAAAGTAAGAAATTTGACAAAATGCAGGTCCATtttgtatatttgtatttgtatATTTGTATGTATATCCTGCATGCACCCATGCAGGATATATGTATCGtcaattttttttgttctgtttcgTCAAAATTCACTTCTGTTCACTCAACTTCTGTTAATCTCCTGTTTCGTTTTGTTTGGTCATATTCAAAGCTCCTGGGCGTAGGTTCGGTAACCAGGAAGTAGTCCACGTACGATAGTTCAGCATAGTCCGGTGTACGTGTGTGCACATTGCATGGCAGCAGGGTAGTTTGCCCCGGGGCTCTCGTGGGAATAAAGCAGACTGAAAGCTCATCTGAGAAACAAATGGTAATTTGCGTGCTGGTGTTGCACCCGCAAAGTGAAAGCTTGCGTCGATGCTAAGGCCAGTAAACCCGTGGAGGGGAAGATAAACACGTTCAAACAGTGCTCTGATTCCATAACTTGTCTTGCACGGGTAGTGCTAGTGCTTTAATGGGGTTGTAGCCCTCAAATAATTGTCGTAAACTTTGTTCTCTTGTTGCGTGATTTATCATGTTCAAATATCTAATTAAAGGGGCTGCGACGCATCATGCAAGAAAAATGTAAAAGATTGTTCTTTGCACCGATGTAAACCTACATGCCATGCGCTACAGTGAAGACGGTAACAGAAGCGTGGAAAATACCAAAATACCAAAAATAGCGTAGAAAATTCACTGCATGCTGTTTATTATATGGGGGAAAAAAGCGTGTTTATTATGGAAAAAGGAGCGAAATTATCGAATTaaattttccaatactgtcCATTTATGACATGGAACAAATTTGCCTCAACAGCTCTCCAGAAAGCGGGCAAGCACATGGAGCACAGTATCATCTGCGCTTACATTGCACTTCTCCTTGGGTGCATCATCCAAAACAACAAGGTGGGTCTCTCTCGTGCCATTTTGTCCACCGTGCTGTCCTCATGCGTGTGCCTCCGACAGGACTTTGCGGAGAGGCTCAGGGAATACACCGTGGACGGTCGTTTCGTGCTGCTCGTCGAGTCGCTCAGAAGATTCCACACCTTCATAAACCTTTCGGTGAGAGTTTCCGTTATCTTTTTCAGAGCAGTGCTCGATGAAGCTCCCGTTTCTTCTCGATTTGGTTCTTGAGTCTGATCTGCACAATATGCAAATTGTTTGCGTATCACGACCCATCAGATTATAATGACCATGCCatataggcaccccttcccagcgctgcatttggaagctagcggtggcgccactcatcaGCCCGGTTATatcttcctcaacttctacagtactctgtacttcagcttaccttagtatttttgtacaagcggtggatctCCCACCGATAAGATATTTcgttctaaagttgattatcatcatcattctacgcgttttcgtaGGAGCTGTCGCTGTCGtgtgctacggtagtcgtacgtccgcttctgcgcgttcaaaattcaaatttccatcgtccaatcacgatgcagatctcgcgggccgatgagtagcgcccctaacGGATCGTGCGGACTGGcttctcataggggttgccgattatggcaTTGTCGTTATAATGTAGTACAGGTCATGTTGcgtatacaccgttttccagccagcctcgCACCCAGCGCTTTTTGCAGCCAGCACAAgccagaaaggaggaaagcgatACGTACCAGGGAGGGGAAGCATGCGGCACGTatgctttcctcctctctggcttgGGCGGTAAACTGTTTCCAATGTGCTCCTCCTGCTAGACGGCGCTGCACTGCACTTTCGATATGGCAGCGCCCacgggaaaacggtgtataaACTGAAGTGCCGTTTTAAAACAGCAGCATTGGGAACTGGTTCAAGCTAACCAGTTCACTTTGAAATACAGGATAAAGTGTAATTTTCTCATAAAGGATCACCTGCTCAGCGGGGATCACCTTTCTTGCAAGGTTTGTCCGTACGATAGCGGAGTAACAGGAAGCGTGCCCAGGATAGATAACCTGGCAAAACAGAAAGATTAAGTTATACAGTGAATGCTGAAAACTCACATTGTTGAGAAACTTGACTGGAATTGattgactgatcattgattgattgatggaaaaGATTGACTGCTTGGTTGCAttgttccttcatggcattgtATTTGTCTCTTGAGTGTAGGGTGTTCTTGGCAACACTGCAACGAGGAGCATCCAGAGAGTGATCGAAGTGCTGGAGACGTCGTGAACTGTTTGAAAACGCAAGAAACTCTCCGCCTTCCCCGTCGGCACGTGCGACCGTGTGTATGCCGCCCACGCGTTGGGAACTGACTCCGCCTGCGGAGCACTGTCCGCTGTCCCTGCGGACAAAGCGGCACTGGTTttagttgtttttttgtttcgcGTTTCTTTTACACCGGACATTCTTTCTGTGTTTTTGGGGAGAACTTTGAACACATCAGTTGCGGAGTTTTAGTCGTCGTTACAGCTCTTTTTTTAGCCCTCGATTCTTGCCCACCCATTGTTGCCCACTTGTGTGAGGTCGGTATGTACTACCACGGGACGTCACGGAGGAGGAC
This genomic stretch from Ornithodoros turicata isolate Travis chromosome 9, ASM3712646v1, whole genome shotgun sequence harbors:
- the LOC135368896 gene encoding wings apart-like protein homolog isoform X1 is translated as MSRFGAKTYGSRKQPECGISPQLDQILLDRGDSRATTAKMSVAAVHRWGITSFTSLRKAQVNGQSDCGTAYSTSEPASEEADPFSFEPESASSSVDNHSTSANCSAAPKPKKFFKSRNTTPGSLASYTSAHAVAQFDRLKASSSACVSVVARDAATTPIPEDRVDFRCVKLEKALSKDPSGHVADALALATSPIGSPEVPAAVHVPAASSLAEEPVAPRSPVVRTYSRKRNLEPDSESSSKRVLEPCDGTAGSPNPSAVVDEGCLVEKRTEGEEVVNSRECGGSVAENSVVPASEAKAAKSIFKSRKIFQSPKKPKAVYKMRHWHMPDEEEEPVEEEQQPPQKQTHEFEEEEDLFEESSLTKEVRPPNQPWKESVTSVKCPRKARQLYTVVRNVKQAHQCHESGETQEFNDDIEYLLESVQSSNPVAARCLSVVGLASKCMVPAFRMHLRAHGIASQFFSALADAPSHPSLSLCTATLFFVLSQDRLTMDLDASTLSLMLQLFESDPRGEGSRQAPLDAKHRDKVHQLCVQMQLKGNAKHLNLNHINTGTLALETLLSLTSRKAGEWFKEELRLQGGLAHIVNTVGDCLLHLGTAGDAPTEFLLDKLRKVDRCSRVLENVTYMNAENQAYLLKYKNSQVVESYIRLLSLCSSSLLLHPVELPEGKMPENQTTSVLLQNLLGPGAAFFSCLLSVLRVLLNITHESPEGSSHVGSSPGLLGSVLLCILQVPRAVPSELRFDLLVLSLGLLINMVEHCEENRARMVDTHTVGWFESVCDDMEMPAINALMDLFTDKMEAANQTEEQADEVLSSREQKVNALQQQQQDMRAGGDAAQGLAAEADDLEETIMKTLQKAGKHMEHSIICAYIALLLGCIIQNNKDFAERLREYTVDGRFVLLVESLRRFHTFINLSGVLGNTATRSIQRVIEVLETS
- the LOC135368896 gene encoding wings apart-like protein homolog isoform X2; its protein translation is MSRFGAKTYGSRKQPECGISPQLDQILLDRGDSRATTAKMSVAAVHRWGITSFTSLRKAQVNGQSDCGTAYSTSEPASEEADPFSFEPESASSSVDNHSTSANCSAAPKPKKFFKSRNTTPGSLASYTSAHAVAQFDRLKASSSACVSVVARDAATTPIPEDRVDFRCVKLEKALSKDPSGHVADALALATSPIGSPEVPAAVHVPAASSLAEEPVAPRSPVVRTYSRKRNLEPDSESSSKRVLEPCDGTAGSPNPSAVVDEGCLVEKRTEGEEVVNSRECGGSVAENSVVPASEAKAAKSIFKSRKIFQSPKKPKAVYKMRHWHMPDEEEEPVEEEQPPQKQTHEFEEEEDLFEESSLTKEVRPPNQPWKESVTSVKCPRKARQLYTVVRNVKQAHQCHESGETQEFNDDIEYLLESVQSSNPVAARCLSVVGLASKCMVPAFRMHLRAHGIASQFFSALADAPSHPSLSLCTATLFFVLSQDRLTMDLDASTLSLMLQLFESDPRGEGSRQAPLDAKHRDKVHQLCVQMQLKGNAKHLNLNHINTGTLALETLLSLTSRKAGEWFKEELRLQGGLAHIVNTVGDCLLHLGTAGDAPTEFLLDKLRKVDRCSRVLENVTYMNAENQAYLLKYKNSQVVESYIRLLSLCSSSLLLHPVELPEGKMPENQTTSVLLQNLLGPGAAFFSCLLSVLRVLLNITHESPEGSSHVGSSPGLLGSVLLCILQVPRAVPSELRFDLLVLSLGLLINMVEHCEENRARMVDTHTVGWFESVCDDMEMPAINALMDLFTDKMEAANQTEEQADEVLSSREQKVNALQQQQQDMRAGGDAAQGLAAEADDLEETIMKTLQKAGKHMEHSIICAYIALLLGCIIQNNKDFAERLREYTVDGRFVLLVESLRRFHTFINLSGVLGNTATRSIQRVIEVLETS